In Amycolatopsis endophytica, the following are encoded in one genomic region:
- the recR gene encoding recombination mediator RecR — MYEGVVQDLIDELGHLPGIGPKSAQRIAFHLLAADPADIARLQDVLGKVREGVQFCEICGNVSEQQQCRICRDARRDTALICVVEEPKDVLAVERTREFKGRYHVLGGALDPLSGIGPDQLRIRELLSRLGAEQITEVIIATDPNTEGEATATYLVRMLRDFPGLSVTRLASGLPMGGDLEFADELTLGRALSGRRAL, encoded by the coding sequence TTGTACGAAGGGGTAGTCCAGGACCTCATCGACGAGCTGGGACACCTGCCCGGTATCGGCCCGAAAAGCGCGCAGCGGATCGCCTTCCACCTGCTCGCCGCGGACCCCGCCGACATCGCCCGGCTGCAGGACGTGCTCGGCAAGGTCCGTGAGGGCGTGCAGTTCTGCGAGATCTGCGGCAACGTCTCCGAGCAGCAGCAGTGCCGCATCTGCCGGGACGCGCGGCGCGACACGGCGCTGATCTGCGTGGTCGAGGAGCCGAAGGACGTGCTCGCGGTCGAACGCACTCGCGAGTTCAAAGGCCGCTACCACGTGCTGGGTGGCGCGCTCGACCCGTTGTCCGGCATCGGCCCGGACCAGCTGCGCATCCGTGAGCTGCTGTCCCGGCTCGGCGCGGAGCAGATCACCGAGGTGATCATCGCGACCGATCCGAACACCGAGGGCGAGGCCACCGCCACCTACCTGGTGCGGATGTTGCGGGACTTTCCCGGCCTGTCCGTGACGCGGCTGGCGTCCGGTCTGCCGATGGGCGGCGACCTCGAGTTCGCCGACGAGCTGACCCTGGGCCGTGCCCTCTCCGGCCGCCGGGCCCTGTGA
- a CDS encoding uridine kinase family protein: MRLVEDVLTGPPRLGGVRLVAVDGPSGAGKSTVATHLVEAFRARGAATGLVSTDHYATWDDPVAWWPRLVAEVLEPLADRREARYRPLDWTTGEPRRGPTRTLHPVDVLVLEGVSSGRTSIRPHLSALCWVDGPDPRERLERAVLRDGEGTRRHVEVWQKFEQGWFGVDLTRQYVHPDGLILSSELTHGERGE, from the coding sequence GTGAGGCTGGTCGAGGACGTCCTGACCGGCCCGCCCCGCCTCGGCGGGGTGCGGCTGGTCGCGGTCGACGGCCCGTCCGGCGCGGGCAAGTCCACCGTCGCGACCCACCTCGTCGAGGCGTTCCGAGCCCGCGGAGCAGCCACGGGGCTCGTCAGCACCGATCACTACGCCACCTGGGACGACCCGGTCGCGTGGTGGCCGCGGCTCGTCGCCGAGGTCCTCGAACCGCTCGCGGACCGCCGCGAAGCCCGCTACCGCCCGCTGGACTGGACCACTGGCGAACCACGCCGGGGCCCCACCAGAACGCTTCACCCGGTCGACGTACTCGTGCTGGAGGGCGTCTCCTCCGGCCGGACGTCGATCCGCCCGCACCTGTCCGCCCTGTGCTGGGTCGACGGCCCGGACCCGCGGGAGCGGCTCGAAAGGGCAGTGCTTCGGGACGGGGAGGGCACTCGTCGCCACGTCGAGGTGTGGCAGAAATTCGAGCAGGGTTGGTTCGGTGTTGACCTTACCCGCCAGTACGTACACCCGGATGGCCTAATACTTTCATCCGAACTCACGCATGGTGAGCGTGGTGAGTAA
- a CDS encoding ABC transporter substrate-binding protein, with product MLPTRAVGLRRIALIGLAGALAVTTAACASERGSGDSASDTFIFGAAGAPKNFDPIFNDDGESFRPARQMFDTLVTYKPGTTELEGGLATAWTPSNGNTTWTFTLRQGVKFHDGTPFNAAAVCFNFERWFTMKGAAAQSQMIYYGDVFEGFKTNEGDISGEPVYKSCEAKDDGTAVLNLNKAKGAFPDAFGLTSLSMSSPDALKKYDADNVTQSGEAFSYPPYATDHPTGTGPYKFDSFDKANNTITLVRNDDYWGEKAKTAKLIFKIIPDENARKQELAAGTIDGYDFPSPADYNSLKDAGDQVLIRPAFNILYLGINQKNNPKLQDVRVRKAIEYAINKDQLVRNRLPEGAYAQDQFLPNNVPGYTPAVEKHSYDADMARQLLAEAGASDLTLNFYVPTEVTRPYMPNPVDIAAAVTDDLKAVGIKVNVIQEPWNGGFKDSVQKIGKHDLHLLGWTGDYADPSNFVGTFFGRPKAEFGFDNPQVFDALSTADAQTTPETKKTAYENASVVISQYVPAVPLSSSPPGIVVRSDVQGLIPTPLTDERFYTVTKG from the coding sequence ATGCTCCCAACGCGGGCAGTTGGGTTGCGCCGCATCGCCCTGATCGGGCTTGCCGGCGCCCTCGCGGTCACGACAGCCGCTTGCGCTTCCGAGCGCGGCTCGGGTGACAGTGCCAGCGACACCTTCATCTTCGGCGCCGCCGGGGCGCCCAAGAACTTCGATCCGATCTTCAACGACGACGGCGAGAGCTTCCGCCCCGCCCGCCAGATGTTCGACACGCTCGTCACCTACAAGCCGGGCACCACCGAGCTGGAAGGTGGCCTCGCCACGGCGTGGACACCGAGCAACGGCAACACGACCTGGACCTTCACCCTGCGCCAGGGGGTCAAGTTCCACGACGGCACTCCGTTCAACGCCGCCGCCGTGTGCTTCAACTTCGAGCGCTGGTTCACCATGAAGGGCGCCGCCGCCCAGAGCCAGATGATCTACTACGGCGACGTCTTCGAGGGCTTCAAGACCAACGAGGGCGACATCAGCGGCGAACCCGTGTACAAGTCGTGCGAGGCCAAGGACGACGGAACGGCCGTCCTCAACCTCAACAAGGCCAAGGGCGCCTTCCCGGACGCGTTCGGCCTGACCTCGCTGTCCATGTCGAGCCCGGACGCGCTCAAGAAGTACGACGCCGACAACGTCACGCAGAGTGGTGAGGCGTTCAGCTACCCGCCCTACGCCACGGACCACCCGACCGGCACCGGACCGTACAAGTTCGACAGCTTCGACAAGGCCAACAACACGATCACCCTGGTCCGCAACGACGACTACTGGGGCGAGAAGGCCAAGACCGCCAAGCTGATCTTCAAGATCATCCCGGACGAGAACGCGCGCAAGCAGGAACTCGCGGCAGGCACCATCGACGGCTACGACTTCCCGAGCCCCGCGGACTACAACTCGCTCAAGGATGCCGGTGACCAGGTCCTGATCCGGCCCGCGTTCAACATCCTGTACCTGGGCATCAACCAGAAGAACAATCCGAAACTGCAGGACGTGCGTGTCCGCAAGGCGATCGAGTACGCGATCAACAAGGACCAGCTGGTGCGCAACCGCCTGCCGGAAGGCGCCTACGCGCAGGACCAGTTCCTGCCGAACAACGTGCCCGGCTACACGCCCGCGGTGGAAAAGCACAGCTACGACGCCGACATGGCGCGGCAGTTGCTGGCCGAGGCCGGCGCGTCCGATCTGACGCTGAACTTCTACGTCCCGACCGAGGTCACGCGGCCCTACATGCCGAACCCGGTGGACATCGCGGCCGCGGTGACCGACGACCTGAAAGCCGTCGGCATCAAGGTGAACGTGATCCAGGAGCCGTGGAACGGCGGGTTCAAGGACTCCGTGCAGAAGATCGGCAAGCACGATCTGCACCTGCTCGGCTGGACCGGTGACTACGCCGACCCCAGCAACTTCGTCGGTACCTTCTTCGGCCGCCCCAAGGCGGAGTTCGGCTTCGACAACCCGCAGGTCTTCGACGCACTGTCCACCGCGGACGCGCAGACGACCCCGGAGACCAAGAAGACGGCCTACGAGAACGCCAGCGTGGTGATCTCGCAGTACGTTCCCGCGGTTCCGCTGTCGTCGTCGCCGCCGGGGATCGTCGTCCGGTCCGACGTGCAGGGTCTGATCCCGACGCCGCTGACCGACGAGCGCTTCTACACGGTGACCAAGGGCTGA
- a CDS encoding ABC transporter permease, with amino-acid sequence MLRFVIRRLLQAIPTLLVLSILVFAWLRLLPGGPATALLGDKATPEKIASLNSVLGLDQPIPVQYFKFLGRVVTGDFGASLVSGDTVLAEIGRALPATIELSVAALVLAIGFGIPMGYLAARYRGRFLDNATVLTTLVGVAVPVFFFGVLLKYVFAQKLGILPPSGRQDVTIDATHVTGFFTLDGLLTGELDATWDAIKHLILPGIALASIPFAVIVRITRASVLDVQQEDFVRTAESKGLTTATIRQRHVLRNALLPVSTTIGLQTGLLLAGAVLTEKVFNWNGLGSLLAQGIERRDYPRLQALLLLAALVYVIVNLLVDISYAIIDPRVRVR; translated from the coding sequence ATGCTCCGATTCGTGATACGTCGGTTGCTGCAAGCGATCCCGACGCTCCTCGTGCTCTCCATCCTGGTCTTCGCCTGGCTCCGCCTGCTGCCCGGTGGTCCCGCCACCGCGCTGCTGGGCGACAAGGCGACGCCGGAGAAGATCGCGTCGCTGAACTCCGTGCTGGGGCTGGATCAGCCGATCCCCGTCCAGTACTTCAAGTTCCTCGGCCGCGTCGTCACCGGTGACTTCGGCGCCTCCCTCGTCAGCGGCGACACCGTGCTGGCCGAGATCGGCCGCGCGCTGCCCGCGACCATCGAGTTGTCCGTCGCGGCGCTGGTCCTCGCGATCGGGTTCGGGATCCCGATGGGGTATCTCGCCGCCCGGTACCGGGGCCGGTTCCTGGACAACGCCACCGTGCTCACCACGCTGGTCGGGGTCGCGGTGCCGGTGTTCTTCTTCGGTGTGCTGCTCAAGTACGTGTTCGCGCAGAAACTCGGGATCCTGCCGCCATCGGGCAGGCAGGACGTGACGATCGACGCCACGCACGTCACCGGGTTCTTCACCCTGGACGGGTTGCTCACCGGTGAGCTGGACGCGACGTGGGACGCGATCAAGCACCTGATCCTGCCCGGTATCGCGCTGGCCAGCATCCCGTTCGCGGTGATCGTGCGGATCACCCGCGCCTCGGTGCTGGACGTGCAGCAGGAGGACTTCGTGCGCACCGCCGAGTCCAAGGGCCTGACCACGGCGACCATCCGGCAGCGCCACGTGCTGCGCAACGCGCTGCTTCCGGTGTCCACGACGATCGGCCTGCAGACCGGTCTGCTGCTCGCGGGTGCCGTGCTCACCGAGAAGGTGTTCAACTGGAACGGCCTGGGTTCCCTGCTGGCGCAGGGCATCGAGCGCCGGGACTACCCACGGTTGCAGGCACTGCTCCTTCTGGCTGCTCTGGTGTACGTGATCGTCAACCTTCTGGTCGACATCTCCTACGCCATCATCGATCCGAGGGTGCGGGTGCGATGA